The Verrucomicrobiota bacterium genomic sequence GCTTATGAAAGCGACGCTTCATTCCCTTCCCTTCGCGCGATCCCTGGGTTCGATCCTGCTGGCGGCCGTTTCTTTTCTGATGCTTCCCGCTCGGGCTGCCGAACCCAACACCCTCACCGCCGATGAAAAGTCCGCGGGGTGGTCGCTGCTCTTCGACGGCAAATCGCTTCACGGCTGGCGGAATTTTGGCAAACCCACTCCGCCCTCCCAAGGCTGGTCCGTCGAAAACGGCGTTTTGAAATGCATCGCCGGCGGCAAAGGCGGCGACTTGATCTCGGAGCGAGCCTTTGAGGAATTCGAACTGTCGTGGGAATGGAGCATCCCGGCCAAGGCCAACAACGGCTTGAAATATTTCATTCTCGAGGAACGCGGACAAGCGATCGGGCACGAATATCAAATGATCGACGATCAGACTGCTCCCCATCGCAAGCACGCCACCGCATCGTTCTACGACGTGCTGCCTCCGTCCTCCCCCACCCACCCCAAGCCCTTCGGGGAATGGAACCATTCACGCGTGGTGGTGCGGGGCCAGCGGGTGGAGCACTGGCTGAACGGTGAACGGGTGCTCACGTATGAATTGGGCAGCCCGGAACTGCAGCAGGCCGTCGCGGCGAGCAAGTTCAAATCGGTCGCCAAGTTCGGCACCCGGGTGCGCGGGCATATCGTGCTGACCTACCACAACGACGAGGCGTCCTATCGCAACGTCAAGATCCGCGATCTCAGCACGGCCCGATAACGCTCCATTTCTATTCCCATGGATATCTCAGGCAGGACCGCACTCGTCACCGGAGGCTCTCGCGGCATCGGCGCCGCCACCGCCCTCGCCCTCGCGGCCCGCGGCGCCAACGTGGTCATCTCGGCGCGCCGGTTTGACGCCACCGCGCAACAGACCCTGGATCAATTGAGAGGCTCGGGTCGCCAGCCCCTCTTTGTGCAGACCGACTTTCATGATCCGGCCAGGGCCGCCAAGGAATGTGTCGATCAAACCCTGGGCCGGTTCGGCTCCCTCGATATCCTGGTGCATTCCGCCGGCGGTCCCGTCAACGGCGGGCTGTTTGAAATCGACGAGGCGGCCTGGCAAGCGGCGTTCAACGTGCATGTCCACGCCGTGTTTCATCTTTGCCGCGCGGCCGTGCCCGTCATGAAGCCGAAGCGGGAAGGCGCCATCATCCTGATTTCATCCACGGCCGGCCTTCGGGGCATCGTCACCAACATCGCGTATCAAGTGGCGAAGGGAGCCTTGCCGCAAATGGCCCGCGCGCTGGCGCGCGAACTGGCCGCCGACAACATCCGCGTGAACGCCGTCGCGCCCGGGGTCATTCGAACCGAGTTTCATGCCGCCATGACCGAGCAACAACGCCGCCTCAACCTTGAGCAGCGGATTCCGTTGCGCCGCGAAGGCACGCCGGAGGACGTGGCGCAAGTCATCGTCGAGTTGATCCGCAACGATTACATCACCGGGGAAACGTTCACTATCGACGGGGGTTTGACGATGCGCATCGCTTGAGTGGAGTTTCAATTGATACTAAGAAAAGTATCAAATGAGTCATCCTCGAGCCAAAGCCTTCCGTCGTTCTCTTTTTGCTCCAGAGCGCGGCGGGGTCTTGCTTCGACCCGCTGCAGCACGTCGAAGAATCTGGAATCTTCCGACCCGTCCGCACGCAGCGGCGGGTCTCAGCGCCCTACGTGGAAGGCGAGCAGCCCCTGACCGATCACTTCATCGAAATCCTCAGATACGCCCACGTCGAGCTGACGCCGGAGGACGTAGTGGTCTCGTTGGATTCCTGGCGGGATGACCGGCTGTGGTTGGGCTTTCAAGCCGTGCTTCACTGAAACCGTTCACGGCAAGGCATCGGTGTTTCACTGAAATGCCTTGTTTCAACATCTGTTGAAACTGGTCATTCCAATGAAACTGTTTGTGCGGCCAAGGCCGTGTGGCTACGACGACAACCTGCGATCGAACTCCCTGGGCGTGACGACCTCCACGCCGAAGGGTTTCTCCATCGCCAACAAGTCCTTGTCCTTGGTCACGATGAACTCGGCACCACTGGCCAAAGCACAGGCGAGGAACGGGTCGTCTTTGACATCCCGGCTGCGCCGCTTGCCCAAGGGGGCGGGTTCCACCAGCAGGGCCACGCGCTCAATCAGTCCAGGAAAGGGGTGGGGTCTTTGTCTGGGCATTCTCGGCGTCCAATGAGATCCGCCAGGACTCGGTATTCCTCCAGGATGGCCTCGGTCACGGCCAGACGGCATTTGCGCCGCGCC encodes the following:
- a CDS encoding DUF1080 domain-containing protein, with product MLMKATLHSLPFARSLGSILLAAVSFLMLPARAAEPNTLTADEKSAGWSLLFDGKSLHGWRNFGKPTPPSQGWSVENGVLKCIAGGKGGDLISERAFEEFELSWEWSIPAKANNGLKYFILEERGQAIGHEYQMIDDQTAPHRKHATASFYDVLPPSSPTHPKPFGEWNHSRVVVRGQRVEHWLNGERVLTYELGSPELQQAVAASKFKSVAKFGTRVRGHIVLTYHNDEASYRNVKIRDLSTAR
- a CDS encoding glucose 1-dehydrogenase; translated protein: MDISGRTALVTGGSRGIGAATALALAARGANVVISARRFDATAQQTLDQLRGSGRQPLFVQTDFHDPARAAKECVDQTLGRFGSLDILVHSAGGPVNGGLFEIDEAAWQAAFNVHVHAVFHLCRAAVPVMKPKREGAIILISSTAGLRGIVTNIAYQVAKGALPQMARALARELAADNIRVNAVAPGVIRTEFHAAMTEQQRRLNLEQRIPLRREGTPEDVAQVIVELIRNDYITGETFTIDGGLTMRIA
- a CDS encoding PIN domain-containing protein, producing the protein MTVVVDTNVVVSAAFWPRSEDRRCFVLLARRKCRLAVTEAILEEYRVLADLIGRRECPDKDPTPFLD